A window of the Saccharomyces eubayanus strain FM1318 chromosome II, whole genome shotgun sequence genome harbors these coding sequences:
- the SUR2 gene encoding sphingosine hydroxylase, translating into MNVTPNATAAAFFPPAFGLKTSFGFMHSAEAPAINLHMKESLLPEMSDGVLALIAPVVAYWALSSIFHCIDTFHLAERYRIHPSEEVAKRNKASRFHVFAEVILQHIIQTIVGYIFLHFEPTHMTGFEENAMWKLRSSIPQIVPDVALYYGYMYGISALKIFAGFLFVDTWQYFLHRLMHMNKTLYKWFHSVHHELYVPYAYGALFNNPVEGFLLDTLGTGIAMMLTHLTHREQMFLYTFATMKTVDDHCGYALPLDPFQWLFPNNAVYHDIHHQQFGIKTNFAQPFFTFWDNLFETNFKGFEEYQKKQRRVTIDKYKEFLHKRELEKKEKIKNFKAMNAASNDVKKEN; encoded by the coding sequence ATGAACGTGACACCGAACGCGACTGCTGCCGCTTTCTTCCCACCGGCCTTTGGTTTGAAGACCTCTTTTGGATTCATGCACTCTGCAGAGGCACCTGCGATTAATCTACACATGAAGGAATCCTTGTTACCGGAGATGAGCGATGGAGTGTTGGCGTTGATCGCTCCCGTTGTTGCCTACTGGGCGTTGTCCAGTATATTTCACTGCATAGACACCTTCCATTTGGCCGAAAGATATAGGATCCATCCCAGCGAAGAGGTTGCCAAGAGGAACAAGGCCTCCAGGTTCCACGTCTTCGCCGAAGTGATCCTGCAACACATCATACAGACCATTGTAGGATACATCTTTTTGCACTTCGAGCCCACCCACATGACTGGGTTCGAAGAGAACGCTATGTGGAAACTGCGTTCCAGCATACCCCAAATCGTTCCGGATGTCGCCCTCTACTACGGCTACATGTACGGAATATCtgctttgaagatttttgcTGGCTTTTTGTTCGTCGACACATGGCAGTATTTCTTGCATAGATTGATGCACATGAACAAGACTTTGTACAAGTGGTTCCACTCTGTCCATCATGAACTATACGTTCCATACGCATACGGCGCTCTTTTTAACAACCCCGTCGAAGGTTTTCTGCTGGACACTTTAGGAACAGGTATCGCCATGATGTTGACCCATCTGACTCATAGAGAACAAATGTTCCTTTACACTTTTGCCACCATGAAAACCGTCGATGATCACTGTGGGTACGCTCTGCCACTCGATCCATTCCAATGGCTTTTCCCCAATAACGCTGTCTATCACGATATTCATCATCAGCAGTTCGGTATCAAGACCAATTTTGCTCAACCGTTCTTCACTTTCTGGGACAACTTGTTCGAGACCAACTTCAAGGGATTCGAGGAGtaccaaaagaaacaaaggCGTGTCACCATCGACAAGTACAAAGAGTTTTTGCATAAGAGAGAActagaaaagaaggaaaaaatcaagaactTCAAAGCTATGAACGCTGCTAGTAATGACgtcaagaaggaaaacTAG
- the ATP5 gene encoding F1F0 ATP synthase subunit 5 — translation MFNRVFTRSFASSLKTAASKGAVPPPVRLFGVEGTYATALYQAAAKNSSIDSAFQSLQKVESTVKKDPKLTHLLQNPALSLHDRNTVINAIVDTHKNLDGYVVNLLKVLSENNRLSCFEKISSDFGILNDAHNGLLKGTVTSAEPLDPKSFKRIEKALSASKLVGQGKSLKLENVVKPGIKGGLIVELGDKTVDLSISTKIQKLNKVLEDSI, via the coding sequence ATGTTTAATAGAGTGTTTACTAGATCATTTGCATCAAGCTTAAAAACCGCGGCTTCCAAAGGTGCTGTCCCTCCACCAGTGAGATTATTCGGTGTTGAAGGCACTTACGCAACTGCTTTATACCAGGCTGCTGCGAAGAATTCATCGATTGATTCTGCCTTCCAATCTTTGCAAAAGGTTGAAAGTACAGTCAAGAAGGACCCAAAGTTAACGCATTTACTACAGAATCCTGCATTGTCGTTGCATGATAGAAATACTGTTATTAATGCCATCGTGGACACTCACAAGAATTTGGACGGGTACGTCGTCAACTTGTTAAAGGTTCTTTCTGAAAACAACAGATTGagttgttttgaaaagatttcttCGGACTTTGGTATTTTAAACGATGCTCACAATGGGTTGCTCAAAGGTACTGTGACGAGTGCCGAACCTTTAGATCCTAAATCTTTCAAGAGAATTGAGAAGGCTTTAAGTGCATCTAAATTGGTGGGGCAAGgcaaatctttgaaattggaaaacGTGGTTAAGCCTGGAATCAAGGGTGGTTTGATTGTAGAACTTGGTGACAAGACTGTCGACTTAAGTATCTCtacaaaaattcaaaaattgaataaagtCTTAGAGGATAGCATTTAG
- the BFR2 gene encoding rRNA-processing protein BFR2: MAKSLADKISDIAIKPVIKDYDIEDEENTSVFQHDENGAESDLSDNEDVNSEQAKKSHYLEVEKSTLRAEKGLELNDPKYTGVKGSRQALYDESSESEDMEKDENESGEDGEDDDALSFRTDSEDEQAEDAEDEEEELDVDDDEMEEAAQKRSALSKLVQQETKHAINKLSQSVQRDATKGYSILQQTKLFDNIIDLRIKLQKAVITANKLPLTSESWKEAKMDGSKETKHLLKENEKLFNNLFNQLVNFRIKFQLGDHITQSDESKKHKLSKKRSAKELYKETDSLDSELKEYRNAVLNKWSTKVSSASGNSALSSSKFKAINQPADVQVENQLSDMSRLIKRTKLNRRNITPMYFQKDWTNGKLPELASQNVEDGDDIDNNSDDGLDIPKNYDPRRKDNNSIDTSENPYVFDDEDFYRVLLNDLIDKKISNAHNSDSAAITITTANSRSNNKLKKNIDTKASKGRKLNYSVQDPIANYEAPISSGYKWSDDQIDEFFAGLMGQRVNFNEDEEEDQHAGEDNDAELEAVKNDDIQIFG, from the coding sequence ATGGCTAAATCGTTGGCGGACAAAATTTCCGATATTGCCATCAAACCGGTTATTAAGGATTATGATattgaagacgaagaaaatacaTCTGTATTTCAACACGATGAAAATGGTGCAGAAAGTGATTTGAGCGACAATGAAGATGTTAACTCAGAACAGGCTAAGAAGTCCCATTACTtagaagttgaaaaatctaCGTTGAGAGCAGAAAAGGGCTTGGAGTTAAACGATCCGAAATATACAGGTGTGAAAGGTTCTAGACAGGCTTTATATGATGAATCCTCAGAGAGCGAAGATATGGAAAAGGACGAAAATGAGAGTGGCGAAGATGGCGAAGACGACGACGCTCTTTCATTCAGAACAGATTCAGAGGACGAACAAGCAGAAGATgcagaagatgaagaagaagagttGGATGTGGACGACGATGAGATGGAAGAAGCCGCACAGAAAAGAAGCGCACTATCCAAACTTGTTCAGCAAGAAACCAAACACGCTATCAATAAACTGTCCCAATCCGTTCAGAGGGACGCAACCAAAGGTTATTCGATTCTACaacaaacaaaattatttgACAATATCATTGACTTAAGAATAAAATTGCAAAAAGCCGTGATAACCGCAAATAAGCTACCTCTAACTTCAGAGTCATGGAAGGAAGCTAAAATGGACGgttcaaaagaaacaaagcatttattaaaagaaaatgagaagCTTTTTAATAATCTATTCAACCAGCTAGTAAATTTCAGAATAAAATTCCAGCTTGGTGACCATATCACTCAAAGCGATGAATCGAAAAAGCACAaattatccaaaaaaagatccGCTAAAGAGCTTTACAAAGAAACCGATAGTTTAGACTCGGAACTAAAAGAATATAGAAACGCTGTATTGAACAAATGGTCCACCAAAGTCTCTTCTGCATCAGGAAACTCGGCTTTGTCATCAAGCAAGTTTAAAGCCATTAACCAACCTGCAGATGTGCAAGTCGAGAACCAATTATCCGATATGTCCCGTTTGATAAAGAGAACAAAACTAAACAGGAGAAACATAACACCCATgtatttccaaaaagatTGGACCAATGGTAAATTACCAGAGCTGGCATCTCAAAATGTAGAAGATGGTGACGACATTGATAACAATTCAGATGACGGGCTCGATATTCCAAAAAACTATGacccaagaagaaaagataataaCTCCATCGATACCAGCGAAAACCCGTACGTTttcgatgatgaagacTTCTATCGTGTCTTATTAAACGATCTGATTGACAAGAAGATTTCCAACGCGCACAATTCTGATAGTGCAGCTATTACAATCACTACGGCCAATTCTCGCTCGAATAAcaagttgaagaaaaacatcgACACGAAGGCTTCCAAAGGTAGAAAATTGAACTACTCTGTTCAAGATCCTATAGCAAATTATGAAGCACCTATTTCTTCGGGGTACAAATGGTCAGATGATCAAatcgatgaattttttgcaGGGCTAATGGGCCAAAGAGTGAACTTTAATGAGGACGAAGAGGAGGACCAACATGCCGGAGAAGACAACGATGCAGAATTAGAGGCTGTTAAGAACGATGACATCCAGATTTTTGGTTAG
- the PRO1 gene encoding glutamate 5-kinase, with product MENTTENKSYTLVIKLGSSSLVDEKTKEPKLAIMSLIVETVVRLRRMGHKVIIVSSGGIAVGLRTMHMDKRPKHLAEVQAIAAIGQGRLIGRWDLLFSQFDQRIAQILITRNDILDWTQYKNAQNTINELLNMGVVPIVNENDTLSVSEIKFGDNDTLSAITSALIGADYLFLLTDVDCLYTDNPRTNPDAMPILVVPDLSKGLPGVNTTGGSGSDVGTGGMETKLVAADLATNAGVHTLIMKSDTPANIGKIVEYMQTLDLDDVNKVKKAYDGDLKELQKTELKKLQALGVPLHTKFIANDNKHHLKNREFWILHGLVSKGAIVIDQGACAALTRKNKAGLLPAGVIDVQGTFHELECVDIKVGRKLPNGEIDPEFPLQTVGKARCNYTSTELTKIKGLHSDLIEEELGYSDSEYVAHRENLAFPPH from the coding sequence ATGGAGAATACTACTGAGAACAAATCGTATACTTTAGTAATTAAACTGGGTTCTTCATCCTTAGTCGATGAGAAGACCAAAGAGCCTAAGCTGGCCATCATGTCACTTATCGTCGAGACTGTAGTCAGACTGAGAAGAATGGGACACAAAGTCATTATTGTTTCCAGTGGTGGTATTGCTGTCGGTTTGAGGACCATGCATATGGATAAAAGACCAAAACATTTGGCGGAAGTTCAAGCTATCGCAGCTATTGGGCAAGGTAGGTTGATCGGGAGATGGgatcttttattttcccaATTCGACCAACGTATTGCTCAAATTTTAATAACAAGAAATGATATATTGGACTGGACCCAATATAAGAATGCCCAAAACACAATTAATGAACTGTTGAATATGGGGGTTGTTCCTATtgttaatgaaaatgacaCTTTATCCGTTAGTGAGATTAAATTTGGTGACAATGACACTTTATCTGCAATCACGTCGGCTTTGATCGGTGCAGActatcttttcttattgaCAGACGTGGACTGTTTATATACTGATAATCCAAGAACAAACCCAGATGCTATGCCAATTTTGGTTGTCCCAGATCTGTCCAAGGGTTTACCAGGCGTGAACACCACTGGCGGTTCAGGCTCAGATGTTGGCACTGGTGGTATGGAAACAAAATTGGTTGCTGCTGATTTGGCAACAAATGCGGGTGTTCATACACTGATCATGAAAAGTGATACCCCTGCAAACATAGGAAAGATTGTAGAATACATGCAAACTCTAGATCTTGATGATGTGAATAAGGTCAAAAAGGCGTACGATGGTGATTTAAAGGAACTACAAAAAACAGAActcaaaaaattacaagCCCTTGGCGTCCCATTGCATACAAAGTTCATTGCTAATGACAATAAACACCATCTGAAAAACAGAGAGTTTTGGATTTTGCACGGCCTTGTTTCTAAAGgtgctattgttattgacCAAGGGGCATGTGCTGCCTTgacaagaaagaataaagCTGGGCTGTTGCCGGCGGGTGTTATTGATGTTCAGGGTACTTTCCATGAGTTAGAATGTGTTGATATAAAAGTGGGGAGAAAGTTGCCAAATGGTGAAATAGACCCAGAATTTCCTTTGCAAACTGTCGGCAAGGCAAGATGTAACTACACTAGTACAGAACTAACGAAAATTAAAGGTCTGCACAGCGACCTAATCGAGGAAGAGTTAGGTTATAGTGACAGTGAATATGTCGCACATAGAGAAAATTTGGCATTCCCACCTCATTGA